In Luteibaculum oceani, the genomic window GCTTTCTACATGCTTAGCAGTTACTTAATTTTCGACTTAAAGCTGACTAACTGCGGCCTACTTTAAGCTTATTCTGTTAGGTTTCACTGACAAGTCCAGAATTCTTGCCAACTATTCCACCTGAATGAAACCCCGTATATCAACACCGGTAGACAGAATGTTGATGGGATTCTCGTCCTGCCGTACTGTACTTCGGGCTAGGATTAAGCTATAATCGTCTTAGACAGATTATGCTGCGAGAGCATAGTTGTTTTCGCCATTTAAAGCGTTGAAAGTTGATATTTACGAGCCAACAAACAAAGCTCGGCATGCTTACTGTATCATCTCTCTTGTAGTCAAAACCAGTCGACCCCAAGATTACTTGCAAAGATATGGATTAGTTAGCACCTTAGGGCAAGGAAGTAACTATGCAGGAGCTTTTACAACAAATTTTAAAGAATAACGGTCTGGGATCAGTAGAAAACATCCAATTTGTTGGTGGTGGTTCCATAAATAATGCCTTTAAAGTTTCCACAAACAGGGGGAATTATTTTATCAAACTAAACGAAAATACCCCTGGAGACTTTTTTGCAAAAGAAGCCGATGGGTTACAAGCTTTATCTCAGGTCGTGAGGGTTCCACAAGTAATTGCGGTTGGGAAAGCTTATTTGATTTTGGAATACCTCAATATCCAAGCTCTGAATAAAAGCTCTCAAAAAAAAGCTGGCGAGCAATTGGCCATTCTCCATAGTATTCAATCAAATTTTTTTGGGTGGGAGCACCATAACTACATGGGCAGTGTGCAGCAGCTTAATGACCGAGTTGAAAGCGGTGCCAAATTTCTTCAAGAATATAGGTTGAAACCGCTTTTCGAAAAATGCAAAAATCAAGGCTTGATTTCCCAAAATGATTTAAAGTTGGCAGAACGGTTAATTGGGAAACTGGAGGGGATACTACCTTCAGAATCACCTACTTTAATTCATGGTGATCTGTGGTCTGGAAATATTGGTTGCCATAATGAGGAAGTATATTTTTATGATCCTGCGGTACAGTATGGCTATAGAGAAATGGATTTGGCGATGACTCAACTCTTTGGAGGATTTGACCAGGAATTTTATGATGCATACCTGTATAACCAGCCTTTAGATGCAAATTGGCAGGAACGGGTACCTCTGTTTCAGCTATATCCTTTACTTATCCATTTATTACTTTTTGGTTCGGGATATTATCGTAAAGTTATGCGAGTAATAAGCGCATATGTTTAAGTTTGTACGCTACAGTTTCTTACTATGAAATTAGGTGTGATTAGAGAGGGGAAAACACCCCCAGATAGAAGGGTGCCACTTTCTCCTAGACAATGTTGGCAAATTCAGGAAATTTGGCCTAAGGTCGAGATCGTTGTTCAAAGCAGCCCAATTAGAGCCTTTTCTGATGATGAATACACAAGCGCAGGGGTTAGGGTTGTAGATGATTGTAGCGACTGCGATGTATTACTAGGGGTTAAGGAAGTGCCTGTAAATCAGTTAATCCCTAATAAAACCTACTTCTTTTTTTCACACACCTTTAAAAAGCAAGAGTATAATAAAGGATTGCTTAAGGCTCTGCTCGATAAGAAAATTCGCCTGATAGATTATGAAGTTGTCACAGCAGAAGGCGGTAGAAGATTACTCGGGTTTGGTCGTTACGCAGGAATTGTAGGGGCTTATAATGCTTTTTACGCCTGGGGTGTAAGAACTGGGAATTACGAGCTAAAAAGAGCCCATGAATGTGCAGACCGGAAAGAATTGGAGCGCGAGCTTAAAAATGTGAAGCTTGATGCAAAATTTAAAATGGTTTTAACCGGTGCTGGTAGGGTAGCGAAAGGAGCAATTGAGATACTTGAAGAAATTGGTATCAGGCAAGTAGAACCAGATGCTATTATAAATGAAACTTTCGATCACCCTGTATTTGCTCAGCTTCTTGTAACAGATTACAATAGAAGAGAGGACGGAAATGATTTCACTGCGGAGGATTTTTACAGGTATCCGGTTGGCTATCAGAGTAATTTCATGCGATTTGCTAAGGTGTCTGACATGTATATTGCTTGTCATTATTGGGATAATAGAAGTCCATTTATATTCTCCAGGGAGGATGCCAAATCCGCAGATTTTAATGTGAAAGTTGTTGCGGATATATCTTGTGACATTGACTGTGCTGTGGCGTCAACATTACGGCCTTCAACTATCTCAGACCCTCTTTATGGATATGATCCAAGGACAGAATCTGAAGTTGATTTTAATGATCAGAATGCCATCGGTGTGATGGCCGTTGATAATTTACCGTGTGAATTACCAAGGGATGCCAGTGAAGACTTTGGAGCGGAGTTGATGAACAATGTGCTACCTCATCTTTTTGAAGGAGATAATGAGGGAATAATTGAACGTGCTACTCAAACCACACTGGATGGTAATCTAACACCTCAATTTGCGTACCTAGAAGATTGGGTTAATTCCTAACTAAACGTTTTTAAGAGCAGCCACTGTTGCTATAGGGTCCTGAGCTCCAAAAACTGAGCTTCCTGCCACCAGCACATTGGCTCCAGCGTCTACTAATTGTTTCGCATTTCCTAAACCGACACCGCCATCAATTTCTATAAATAGATTGGGGTTTACCTCCTGTGCCATTCGTTTTAGTTCGGAGATCTTATTGTAGGTGTGTTCAATAAATTTCTGTCCGCCAAAACCAGGGTTCACACTCATTAAACAAACTAAATCAATATCTGCTAGCGTATCCTTAAGCAGGCTTACAGGTGTGTGAGGATTTAATGCCACTCCCGCTTTCATTCCTTCCTCCTTTATAGCTCCAATTGTTCTATGCAGGTGGGTGGAAGCCTCATAATGAACAGTTAGAATATCTGTACCTACGTTTTTAAAATCCTTGATATAACGTTCGGGCTGAACGATCATAAGGTGTACATCGAAAACTTTTTTCTTGTGCTTTTGTAGAGATGAAATTACCGGCAACCCAAAGGAGATATTGGGGACAAACACGCCATCCATTACATCCAGATGATACCAGTCTGCTTGAGAATTTTCAACGATATCAATTGCGTTTGATAGGTTGGCAAAATCAGCAGCGAGTAATGATGGAGCAATAATTGGCATGGCAAATAATTTTTGACAAAGGTACAAACAAAAAAAGCCCAAAGAATCCTTTGGGCTTTTAATTCTACTCGGAAATTTCTTACCCGAGGTAA contains:
- a CDS encoding NAD(P)-dependent oxidoreductase: MKLGVIREGKTPPDRRVPLSPRQCWQIQEIWPKVEIVVQSSPIRAFSDDEYTSAGVRVVDDCSDCDVLLGVKEVPVNQLIPNKTYFFFSHTFKKQEYNKGLLKALLDKKIRLIDYEVVTAEGGRRLLGFGRYAGIVGAYNAFYAWGVRTGNYELKRAHECADRKELERELKNVKLDAKFKMVLTGAGRVAKGAIEILEEIGIRQVEPDAIINETFDHPVFAQLLVTDYNRREDGNDFTAEDFYRYPVGYQSNFMRFAKVSDMYIACHYWDNRSPFIFSREDAKSADFNVKVVADISCDIDCAVASTLRPSTISDPLYGYDPRTESEVDFNDQNAIGVMAVDNLPCELPRDASEDFGAELMNNVLPHLFEGDNEGIIERATQTTLDGNLTPQFAYLEDWVNS
- a CDS encoding fructosamine kinase family protein, which encodes MQELLQQILKNNGLGSVENIQFVGGGSINNAFKVSTNRGNYFIKLNENTPGDFFAKEADGLQALSQVVRVPQVIAVGKAYLILEYLNIQALNKSSQKKAGEQLAILHSIQSNFFGWEHHNYMGSVQQLNDRVESGAKFLQEYRLKPLFEKCKNQGLISQNDLKLAERLIGKLEGILPSESPTLIHGDLWSGNIGCHNEEVYFYDPAVQYGYREMDLAMTQLFGGFDQEFYDAYLYNQPLDANWQERVPLFQLYPLLIHLLLFGSGYYRKVMRVISAYV
- the rpe gene encoding ribulose-phosphate 3-epimerase; its protein translation is MPIIAPSLLAADFANLSNAIDIVENSQADWYHLDVMDGVFVPNISFGLPVISSLQKHKKKVFDVHLMIVQPERYIKDFKNVGTDILTVHYEASTHLHRTIGAIKEEGMKAGVALNPHTPVSLLKDTLADIDLVCLMSVNPGFGGQKFIEHTYNKISELKRMAQEVNPNLFIEIDGGVGLGNAKQLVDAGANVLVAGSSVFGAQDPIATVAALKNV